The genomic window TGGGGCTACCTGACGGCATGTCCGACCAACGTCGGCTGCGGCATCCGCCTGGGCGCCATGCTGCACCTGCCGGCGCTGCGCTACTCCGGCGAGATCGAGCGCGTCAAGCGCGCCGCCAAGGACTTGCACCTGGCGGTGCGCGGCTACTACGGCGAGGGCACCGATGCGATCGGCAATTTCTACCAGGTGAGCAACCAGGTGACGCTGGGCGCCTCCGAGGAGGAGCTGCTGCAGCACTTCCGCGACGAGGTGATCCCCAAGCTGGTGGACTACGAGCGCACCGCGCGGCAGATGCTGCTGGAGAAGAACCGCCCGCTCATCGAGGACAAGGTCTACCGTGCCCGCGCCACGCTGAAGGTGGCGCGGCTGCTGGGGGCCGAGGAGGCCACGAAATTGCTTTCCACGCTGCGGTTCGGCATCTCCACCGGACTTCTGCACAATCTCACCATCGAGCGCGTCGAGCAGCTTCTGCTGCAGGTGCAGCCGGCCCACCTGGCCCAGATCCATCCCTTCGCTGCGGAGGAGGAGAATGGCCGGCTGAGCCGCGCCCTGCTGGTGCGGCGGGCCCTGGGCGATTACGTCGAGGGCAGCCCGGAGAGTTGATCGGCGCTGGCCGCAAAGGCGATGTCCTTCTCGGTGATGCCGCCCGCGTCATGGGTGGAGAGCGTAAGCGTGACCTTGTTCCAGCGCACCAGGATGTCGGGATGGTGCTGCACGCGCTCCGCGGCCTCCGCAACGCTGTTGAGGAAGTGCATGCTCCCCACGAAATTCTCGAATTGGAAGGTGCGCTGGATGGCGTCGCCGTTCTGGCTCCACTGCGGAAGCTTGGCCAGACGGGTGTCCACCTGGCGCTGGGAAAGTTTCTTCATGCCGCCGGCATTTTACTCGTTCCCGGGAATGGGATGTGGCTGGAAACAAGCCCAAAAGTTTCGCCGCTAGACTCGCGTGACATGCTGGTCGACGACGACGCCCCCTCCGCCCGGCCCCCCCAGCGGATTCTTTTCGCCGCGTCGGAGTCGAGCCGGACACGGGCCGAAGCCCTTGCCGCGGAGTTCCCCGGGCTCCTCGGCTTTCGGGCAGAGATCGAGCGCGGAACGATCCCCGAGGCTGCGGGCCGATTGAGTCCACGGACGCAGGCGGTGGTGCTTCTGATCCAGCGGCACGAGGAGATCACCGGCCTTCCGGCCCTCTTTGACGGCGTTGAAAAACTCGGCGTTCCCCTGCTGATTTTGACCGATGACCCGCTGGCGTCGACCTTCCGTCTCACCTCGTGGAACACGCTGCCGATGTCGAAGTCCCCCGAGGTGATCGCAGCCATGCTCCGCGGGCAGCTCTCCCGGCAGACGGAGATCGCCGCCCTGCGGCAGAACCAGCGCGGCGCCGAGGAGCAGGCCGAGGAGCTGCAGGGAGAAGTCTCCCGGATGCGCGACGAACTGCATCTGGCCGGACAGGTGCAACGGGAATTCATGCCGCGCAACCTGGCCGCCTTCTCCGGCGGCGCAGTGGCGGCGCTGTGGAGACCGATGGCCTATGTGGGCGGGGACATCTACGACGTGCGGCGGCTCGACGAGCACCACGTCGGGCTCTTCGTCGCCGATGCGGTCGGGCATGGCGTGCCGGCGGCGCTGTTGACCATGGTGATCGCCCGCGGGCTTCCCTCGAAGGAGATCATCGGGAAGACCTACCGGATCATTCCTCCGGGCGAGGCGCTGGCCTGCGTCAACCGGGAGCTGCTCGCCCGCGAGGGTCGCGTCTCGAAGTTCGCCACCGCGATCTACGCCATCATCGATCTGCGCACGCGCGCCATGCGCCTGGCCGTGGCGGGCCATCCCCCCGCCGTCCTGCTGCGCGGCGACCGCGCCATCGAGCTCGCGGGCACCACCGGCAAGGCGCTGGGCGTGTTCGACGGCGTGGAGTGGCCGGAGATCGAATTGCAGCTCGAGCCCGGAGACCGCGTGCTGCTGCACTCGGATGGATTCGAAGCGGCCTTCCCGGATCCGCCTGAAAAACCCGTGCATTCCCAGGACGTCGCCCCCGCGTTCCTGGAGGAATTCCGCGCGTTGCTGGGAGTGCCTGAACCCGCCGCGCTGGTCGAGCGCATCGAGCGCCGGCTCGATCAACGGGCGATGAACTCCGGCGCCGGCGGCTCCTTCGCCGACGACCTGACCCTGGTGGCCTTCAAGGTTTCGTAGCCGCGCTCGGCACGCCGAGCTGCTGCATCTGACGCTTCACTTCGTCGGCGACCATTCGCGCCATCGGGTCCGCCTCCAGATTCACCCTCGCGCCGCGCAGCTTTCGCGCCAAGGTGGTCTTGGCCAGCGTCTCCGGAATCAGGGCAACCTCGAACCAGCCCTCGCCTTTGACCGCGATGGTCAGGCTCACGCCATCCACGGCGATGCTGCCGCGCTCGTGCAGCAGATGGTCAATGGATTGCGGCGACTCGATGCGCGTGCGCCACTGGCCATTCGAGCG from Planctomycetota bacterium includes these protein-coding regions:
- a CDS encoding protein arginine kinase; its protein translation is MSDAAVKTLSDSDVVVSVRIRVARNLAGFPFTGRASDAQRQEVLQMVTHAPLGGAFPNGLAWVNMNQASAQERQLLVERHLVSKHFAESTLPRALGLGHSEELGVMVNEEDHLRIQSILPGSRLNDAFELARSFDQALEETVDFAFHPRWGYLTACPTNVGCGIRLGAMLHLPALRYSGEIERVKRAAKDLHLAVRGYYGEGTDAIGNFYQVSNQVTLGASEEELLQHFRDEVIPKLVDYERTARQMLLEKNRPLIEDKVYRARATLKVARLLGAEEATKLLSTLRFGISTGLLHNLTIERVEQLLLQVQPAHLAQIHPFAAEEENGRLSRALLVRRALGDYVEGSPES
- a CDS encoding 4a-hydroxytetrahydrobiopterin dehydratase; this translates as MKKLSQRQVDTRLAKLPQWSQNGDAIQRTFQFENFVGSMHFLNSVAEAAERVQHHPDILVRWNKVTLTLSTHDAGGITEKDIAFAASADQLSGLPST
- a CDS encoding serine/threonine-protein phosphatase; translation: MLVDDDAPSARPPQRILFAASESSRTRAEALAAEFPGLLGFRAEIERGTIPEAAGRLSPRTQAVVLLIQRHEEITGLPALFDGVEKLGVPLLILTDDPLASTFRLTSWNTLPMSKSPEVIAAMLRGQLSRQTEIAALRQNQRGAEEQAEELQGEVSRMRDELHLAGQVQREFMPRNLAAFSGGAVAALWRPMAYVGGDIYDVRRLDEHHVGLFVADAVGHGVPAALLTMVIARGLPSKEIIGKTYRIIPPGEALACVNRELLAREGRVSKFATAIYAIIDLRTRAMRLAVAGHPPAVLLRGDRAIELAGTTGKALGVFDGVEWPEIELQLEPGDRVLLHSDGFEAAFPDPPEKPVHSQDVAPAFLEEFRALLGVPEPAALVERIERRLDQRAMNSGAGGSFADDLTLVAFKVS